One Halorientalis litorea DNA segment encodes these proteins:
- a CDS encoding tubulin/FtsZ family protein: MKLAMIGFGQAGGKIVDKFLEYDERTGSGIVRSAVAVNTAKADLLGLERVPKENRVLIGQARVKGHGVGADNELGAEIAEEDIDEIQGAIDNIPVHEVDAFLIISGLGGGTGSGGSPVLAKHLKRIYTEPVYGLGVLPGGDEGGIYTLNAARSFQTFVREVDNLLVFDNDAWRKSGESVEGGYAAINDEIVKRFGILFGAGEVEPGQEVGESVVDSSEIINTLSGGGVSTVGYAAEEVESEDSGGLLSRFKGDDGADDAMDTANTTNRITSLVRKAALGRLTLPCEIEGAQRALLVMSGPPKHLNRKGIERGRKWLEEQTGSMEVRGGDYPVPNSGYVAGVILLSGVHDVPRIKELQQVAIEAQENIEEIRQESKGNLDELVEDEDDELDPLF, translated from the coding sequence ATGAAACTCGCGATGATCGGCTTCGGTCAGGCGGGCGGGAAAATCGTCGACAAGTTCCTGGAGTACGACGAGCGGACGGGGAGCGGTATCGTCCGCTCGGCCGTCGCCGTCAACACCGCCAAGGCCGACCTACTTGGACTAGAACGTGTACCGAAAGAGAACAGGGTGTTAATCGGCCAAGCGCGGGTGAAGGGCCACGGGGTCGGTGCCGACAACGAACTCGGAGCCGAAATCGCCGAAGAGGACATCGACGAGATACAGGGCGCGATCGACAACATTCCCGTCCACGAAGTCGACGCCTTCCTCATCATCTCCGGCCTCGGCGGTGGGACCGGGTCCGGCGGGTCCCCCGTCCTCGCGAAACATCTCAAACGCATCTACACCGAACCGGTGTACGGACTCGGCGTGTTGCCCGGCGGCGACGAGGGGGGCATCTACACGCTGAACGCCGCGCGGTCGTTCCAGACGTTCGTCCGCGAGGTGGACAACCTACTCGTGTTCGACAACGACGCCTGGCGCAAATCCGGCGAGAGCGTCGAGGGCGGCTACGCCGCCATAAACGACGAAATCGTCAAGCGGTTCGGCATCCTCTTCGGCGCGGGCGAGGTCGAACCCGGACAGGAAGTCGGGGAGAGCGTCGTCGACTCCTCGGAGATTATCAACACACTCTCGGGCGGCGGCGTCTCGACGGTGGGCTACGCCGCAGAGGAAGTCGAGAGCGAGGACTCCGGGGGCCTGCTCTCGCGGTTCAAGGGCGACGACGGTGCAGACGACGCGATGGATACCGCGAACACCACGAACCGCATCACGAGTCTCGTCCGCAAGGCGGCACTGGGCCGCCTGACGCTCCCGTGTGAAATCGAGGGGGCACAGCGCGCGCTCCTCGTGATGAGTGGCCCGCCGAAACACCTCAACCGGAAAGGCATCGAGCGCGGGCGGAAGTGGCTCGAAGAGCAGACCGGGAGCATGGAGGTCCGCGGGGGCGACTACCCGGTGCCGAACTCGGGCTACGTCGCCGGTGTCATCCTGCTGTCGGGCGTCCACGACGTGCCGCGCATCAAGGAACTCCAGCAGGTCGCCATCGAGGCGCAGGAAAACATCGAGGAAATACGGCAGGAAAGCAAAGGGAATTTAGATGAGTTGGTCGAGGACGAAGATGATGAGTTGGATCCGCTCTTCTGA
- the cofC gene encoding 2-phospho-L-lactate guanylyltransferase, which produces MRVVVPFAATAPKTRLDSVLTEGERMAFARAMLTDVLDALADTERRVDVTVLATDPVDVDVDVSVDDRPLTAAVNAVLGTVDGPVAVVMADLALATPTALARLFDAEGDVVLVPGRGGGTNALVARHPEFRVDYHGASIRDHRQAAADVGARVGEVDSFRLATDVDERADLAEVLLHTDGAASQWLRDAGFELDVTEGRVSVARTDRN; this is translated from the coding sequence ATGCGAGTCGTCGTCCCGTTCGCCGCCACCGCACCGAAAACACGACTCGACAGCGTTCTCACGGAGGGCGAGCGGATGGCCTTCGCACGGGCGATGCTCACCGACGTTCTCGACGCACTCGCCGACACGGAGCGACGCGTCGACGTGACGGTCCTCGCCACGGACCCGGTCGACGTGGACGTGGACGTGTCCGTCGACGACAGGCCGCTCACGGCAGCCGTCAACGCCGTCCTCGGGACCGTCGACGGACCGGTCGCGGTGGTGATGGCCGACCTCGCGCTGGCGACGCCTACCGCACTCGCCCGCCTGTTCGACGCCGAGGGTGACGTGGTGCTGGTCCCGGGCCGCGGCGGCGGGACGAACGCACTCGTCGCGCGCCACCCCGAGTTCCGGGTGGACTACCACGGCGCGTCGATTCGCGACCACCGGCAGGCCGCCGCCGACGTGGGTGCGCGCGTCGGCGAAGTCGACTCGTTCCGGCTCGCGACCGACGTGGACGAGCGTGCCGACCTCGCGGAGGTGCTGTTACACACCGACGGCGCGGCCAGCCAGTGGCTCCGGGACGCCGGGTTCGAACTCGACGTGACCGAGGGGCGCGTGAGCGTCGCGCGGACGGACCGGAACTGA
- the cofG gene encoding 7,8-didemethyl-8-hydroxy-5-deazariboflavin synthase subunit CofG, which yields MIPGADEYGVDVTFAPTEVERLLSVGPDDVAAADELSYCRNVFVPLTTACRYTCTYCTYYDPPGEAELMTPREIRETVRRGAEAGCTEALFTFGDDPDDRYTAIHDQLAELGHDSIHSYLREACEIALDEGLLPHANPGDQTREQMAQVADLNASMGVMLETTADVQAHDGPRAKNPGQRLHTIETAGELGVPFTTGILVGIGEDWTDRAESLLAIRELHERYGHVQEVIVQPVAENDRWRGGTPDTGTLRRAVAMARDCLPESVSVQVPPNLAPAAEVTDCGIDDLGGVSPVTVDHINPEYEWPALQELQRVAESAGVPLRERLPVYDRYATDEWLSERVRAAIDAPTTAGERFRAVLARGENPTPT from the coding sequence GTGATTCCGGGGGCAGACGAGTACGGCGTCGACGTCACGTTCGCCCCGACGGAGGTGGAGCGGTTGCTATCGGTCGGCCCGGACGACGTGGCCGCCGCCGACGAACTGTCCTACTGCCGGAACGTGTTCGTGCCGCTGACGACGGCCTGCCGGTACACCTGCACCTACTGTACGTACTACGACCCGCCGGGCGAGGCCGAGTTGATGACGCCCCGGGAGATACGCGAGACGGTTCGCCGCGGGGCCGAGGCAGGCTGTACCGAGGCCCTGTTCACCTTCGGTGACGACCCGGACGACCGCTACACGGCGATTCACGACCAGTTGGCCGAGTTGGGCCACGACTCGATTCACTCGTACCTCCGGGAGGCCTGTGAAATCGCGCTGGACGAGGGCTTGCTCCCCCACGCCAACCCCGGCGACCAGACCCGCGAGCAGATGGCGCAGGTCGCAGACCTGAACGCGAGCATGGGCGTGATGCTGGAGACGACGGCCGACGTGCAGGCCCACGACGGCCCGCGCGCGAAGAACCCGGGCCAACGGCTCCACACCATCGAGACGGCGGGCGAACTCGGCGTCCCGTTCACGACGGGCATCCTCGTCGGCATCGGCGAGGACTGGACCGACCGCGCCGAGAGCCTGCTCGCCATCCGGGAGTTACACGAGCGGTACGGCCACGTTCAGGAGGTCATCGTGCAACCGGTCGCCGAGAACGACCGCTGGCGGGGCGGGACGCCCGACACCGGGACGCTCCGCCGCGCGGTGGCGATGGCGCGGGACTGCCTGCCCGAGTCGGTGAGCGTGCAGGTCCCCCCGAACCTCGCGCCCGCCGCCGAGGTAACCGACTGCGGCATCGACGACTTGGGCGGCGTCTCGCCCGTGACAGTCGACCACATCAACCCCGAGTACGAGTGGCCCGCCCTACAGGAACTCCAGCGGGTGGCCGAGTCGGCGGGTGTCCCGCTCCGCGAGCGGTTGCCCGTCTACGACCGCTACGCCACCGACGAGTGGCTCTCCGAACGCGTCCGGGCGGCTATCGACGCGCCGACGACGGCCGGGGAGCGGTTCCGTGCCGTCCTGGCCCGCGGCGAGAACCCGACACCGACCTGA
- a CDS encoding helix-turn-helix domain-containing protein: MRYVTVRVTPTEGRAFHPLGQQLADEPAITREALHKVQLLDDGTGVMLAEDRGDEGRYREILRTSEYVHGFDVTVGGGWWYSYIHFEPNDAVRSMVERRRESPVVTEMPVEICPDGAQVVTLLGTDEALAQVVVDAEVYETEVIEVGDRQPDSRDPFACLTERQREILDAALDCGYYRNPRGATQEDVAAAVGATPSTVGEHLRKIEARVLSQFQ, from the coding sequence ATGCGCTACGTCACGGTTCGGGTGACGCCGACCGAGGGACGGGCGTTCCATCCCCTCGGCCAGCAACTGGCGGACGAACCGGCCATCACGCGGGAGGCACTCCACAAAGTGCAGTTGCTCGACGACGGCACGGGCGTCATGCTGGCCGAGGACCGGGGTGACGAGGGGCGGTACCGCGAGATTCTCCGCACCTCCGAGTACGTCCACGGGTTCGACGTCACGGTAGGCGGGGGCTGGTGGTACTCCTACATCCACTTCGAGCCGAACGACGCCGTCCGTTCGATGGTCGAACGTCGCCGCGAATCGCCCGTCGTCACCGAGATGCCGGTCGAAATCTGCCCCGACGGCGCGCAAGTCGTGACGCTGCTGGGGACCGACGAGGCACTCGCGCAGGTGGTGGTCGACGCCGAGGTGTACGAGACGGAGGTTATCGAAGTCGGTGACCGGCAACCCGACTCCCGGGACCCGTTCGCCTGCCTGACCGAACGCCAACGGGAGATACTCGACGCGGCACTCGACTGCGGCTACTACCGGAATCCACGAGGGGCGACACAGGAGGACGTGGCGGCGGCCGTCGGCGCGACGCCCTCGACGGTGGGGGAACACCTCAGAAAAATAGAGGCACGGGTCCTCTCGCAGTTCCAGTAG
- the cofH gene encoding 7,8-didemethyl-8-hydroxy-5-deazariboflavin synthase subunit CofH — MADAFEPSPGTPDGEFDFEIRPDTDQSFENALAKARAGDRLTVDDGIELITTGTDHDGIDRERKERVLEAADRRRAAVVGDEVTFVANLNNNVTTACNTGCLFCNFKDRSEKFRADAPDDHGGFTKTPEESRAIVADAVERGIYEVTSVSGLHPALVLDDEHREILEASDRGDLNYRPAPQYEKDPGTYTAQIRAMNVDGVHVHSMTPEEGYHALRGTDWSYEDVYGRLKDAGLDSVPGTAAEILADEVREVICPGKIDTGEWLTAMEAAAAVGLDTTATIMYGHVENEAHRVVHLDRIRELQDRTGAITEFVPLSFVHHETPLHERGMVDGGASAAEDELMIAVSRLYLDNVDHIQSSWVKYGDTRGLKMLNCGADDFMGTILSEEITKRAGGDYGEYRSVAEYVDMIAAIGRVPVERSTDYTERRRVDPADAPHGPELGPHADGTPLL, encoded by the coding sequence ATGGCGGACGCGTTCGAACCGTCGCCCGGCACGCCGGACGGCGAGTTCGACTTCGAGATACGCCCCGACACCGACCAGTCCTTCGAGAACGCACTGGCGAAGGCACGGGCCGGCGACCGGCTGACAGTCGACGACGGCATCGAACTCATCACGACCGGCACCGACCACGACGGCATCGACCGGGAGCGAAAAGAGCGCGTGCTGGAGGCGGCTGACCGCCGCCGCGCCGCGGTGGTCGGCGACGAGGTGACCTTCGTCGCCAACCTCAACAACAACGTCACCACGGCCTGCAACACCGGCTGTCTGTTCTGTAACTTCAAGGACCGCTCCGAGAAGTTCCGGGCCGACGCGCCCGACGACCACGGCGGGTTCACGAAGACGCCCGAGGAATCCCGCGCCATCGTCGCCGACGCCGTCGAGCGCGGCATCTACGAGGTCACGTCGGTGTCCGGACTCCACCCGGCACTCGTGCTGGACGACGAACACCGCGAGATACTCGAGGCCAGCGACCGTGGCGACCTGAACTACCGACCGGCCCCACAGTACGAGAAAGACCCCGGCACTTACACCGCCCAGATACGGGCGATGAACGTCGACGGCGTCCACGTCCACTCGATGACCCCCGAGGAAGGCTACCACGCGCTCCGGGGGACCGACTGGTCGTACGAGGACGTGTACGGCCGGCTGAAGGACGCCGGCCTCGACTCGGTTCCGGGGACGGCCGCCGAGATACTGGCCGACGAGGTACGCGAGGTCATCTGTCCCGGCAAGATAGACACCGGCGAGTGGCTGACGGCGATGGAGGCCGCGGCGGCCGTCGGGTTGGACACCACCGCGACCATCATGTACGGCCACGTCGAGAACGAAGCCCACCGCGTCGTCCACCTCGACCGGATTCGGGAGTTACAGGACCGAACCGGTGCGATAACCGAGTTCGTCCCGCTCTCGTTCGTCCACCACGAGACGCCCCTCCACGAGCGCGGGATGGTCGACGGCGGCGCGAGTGCCGCCGAGGACGAACTGATGATAGCCGTCTCGCGACTCTATCTGGACAACGTCGACCACATCCAGTCCTCGTGGGTGAAGTACGGCGACACGCGCGGGCTGAAGATGCTCAACTGCGGCGCGGACGACTTCATGGGGACCATCCTCAGCGAGGAGATAACGAAGCGGGCCGGCGGCGACTACGGCGAGTACCGGTCCGTCGCGGAGTACGTCGACATGATAGCCGCCATCGGCCGCGTCCCGGTGGAACGCTCGACGGACTACACCGAGCGGCGGCGAGTCGACCCCGCGGACGCGCCACACGGCCCGGAACTCGGGCCACACGCGGACGGGACGCCGCTCCTCTGA
- a CDS encoding phosphoribosylaminoimidazolesuccinocarboxamide synthase: MTSVKEFRVEREATADSLGRGAFVFTDDYSVFDWGKMPDAIPNKGASLCTMGAYNFELLEAAGIPTHYEGVVVAGEVSTLDSAASPPREMAIELTQVPDLPHDGRTYDYDAYFEAAGRNHLIPLEIVFRNTVPVGSSLRSRADPTEFGLDYEAWPDEVVDLPDPVVEFSTKLESSDRYLDRAEADRIAGPATVDELETLALEVNDVVTDRADEAGLVHEDGKIETFYYDGEIRVADVVGTFDENRFSYDGQEVSKEVIRQYHKRTQPEWVAAVGDAKERAKEQDVADWKSLCTASPDPLPSHVVDAARDLYTAGTNAYIGRELFDAPSLSEAVETVREL, encoded by the coding sequence GTGACGAGCGTCAAAGAGTTCCGCGTCGAACGCGAGGCCACGGCCGACTCGTTGGGCCGCGGCGCGTTCGTCTTCACCGACGACTACTCCGTGTTCGACTGGGGTAAGATGCCCGACGCCATCCCCAACAAGGGTGCGAGCCTCTGTACGATGGGTGCGTACAACTTCGAGTTGCTGGAGGCGGCGGGCATCCCGACCCACTACGAGGGCGTCGTCGTGGCCGGCGAAGTCAGCACGCTCGACTCGGCCGCGTCCCCGCCCCGCGAGATGGCCATCGAACTCACGCAGGTTCCCGACCTCCCCCACGACGGCCGCACCTACGACTACGACGCCTACTTCGAGGCGGCAGGTCGGAACCACCTGATTCCGCTCGAAATCGTCTTCCGCAACACCGTCCCCGTCGGGTCCAGCCTCCGCTCGCGGGCCGACCCCACCGAGTTCGGTCTCGACTACGAGGCGTGGCCCGACGAAGTGGTCGACCTCCCCGACCCCGTCGTGGAGTTCTCCACGAAACTCGAATCGTCGGACCGGTACCTCGACCGGGCGGAAGCCGACCGCATCGCAGGCCCGGCGACCGTCGACGAGTTGGAGACACTCGCGCTCGAAGTGAACGACGTGGTCACCGACCGGGCAGACGAGGCCGGACTCGTCCACGAGGACGGCAAGATAGAGACGTTCTACTACGACGGCGAGATACGCGTCGCCGACGTGGTGGGCACCTTCGACGAGAACCGCTTCAGCTACGACGGCCAGGAAGTCTCGAAGGAGGTCATCCGGCAGTACCACAAGCGGACTCAACCCGAGTGGGTCGCGGCCGTCGGCGACGCCAAAGAGCGGGCCAAAGAGCAGGATGTCGCGGACTGGAAGTCCCTCTGTACGGCGTCCCCGGACCCGCTCCCGTCCCACGTCGTGGACGCGGCCCGGGACCTCTACACCGCGGGGACGAACGCCTACATCGGGCGGGAGTTGTTCGACGCGCCGTCGCTCTCGGAGGCCGTCGAAACCGTGCGGGAACTCTGA
- a CDS encoding PAS domain S-box protein, with protein sequence MSDDSTTGEPPVFGDESVGVYETVFREMADAVFLIDVERTKHDYEFIFRRNNASHRQRTGLSEDELRGQTPRELLGDEQGATVAANYRRCAEQRETIEYEERLDLPGGTSYWQTKLSPIVEDGRVSQIVGVARDITAQKEQERELKRVNRRFETVLETMSAAVFLKDTDGTYLLMNQACRELFGVGDEDITGLTDDDLFPPATAQEARANDRQVAENGEILEIEETVPTATGSTVRLTRKSPVYDDDGDIVAVCGVSTDITEQKERERELQRLKERFELAVEGANLGVWDWDMTTDEVEFNEQWARMLGHSPDEIEPHLEAWEQRVHPDDLDQVEAALEDHLAGETDRYDTEHRMRTADGEWKWIRDIGEVSERDENGDPVRAVGIHLDINERKEYERTIEQQRDNLEVLNQIVRHDVRNALQLVLAYGDMLEDTVGEDGEAGLRQLLEAGEEAVDITRTAGEVTEVLLHSEDDRTPVNVRSVLTEQVDDVRASHERATVSVEGRIPNVTVLADEMLESVFRNLLNNAVAHNDEELPEITVSVTDDDGTVRVRIADNGPGIPDDQKEQIFEEGEKGFDSNGTGLGLYLVRTLVDRYGGDVWVEDNEPEGSVFVVTLRSRE encoded by the coding sequence ATGAGCGACGATTCTACGACTGGAGAACCACCGGTGTTCGGTGACGAATCGGTGGGCGTTTACGAGACGGTCTTCCGTGAAATGGCGGACGCTGTCTTTCTGATCGATGTCGAGCGAACGAAGCACGACTACGAGTTTATCTTCCGGCGAAACAACGCTTCACACCGACAGCGGACTGGCCTCTCCGAGGACGAGTTACGCGGACAGACGCCACGGGAACTCCTCGGCGACGAGCAGGGCGCGACTGTCGCGGCGAACTACCGTCGCTGTGCCGAACAGCGTGAGACTATCGAGTACGAAGAACGCTTGGACCTCCCGGGCGGCACCAGTTACTGGCAGACGAAACTCTCCCCCATCGTCGAGGACGGACGAGTCTCCCAGATTGTCGGCGTTGCTCGGGACATCACAGCACAGAAAGAGCAAGAACGGGAACTAAAGCGCGTCAACCGTCGGTTCGAGACCGTGCTGGAGACCATGTCCGCGGCGGTGTTCTTGAAAGACACGGACGGCACGTATCTGCTGATGAATCAGGCCTGCCGTGAACTGTTCGGTGTCGGTGACGAGGACATCACCGGACTGACCGACGACGACCTCTTCCCCCCAGCGACAGCACAGGAAGCCAGAGCGAACGACCGGCAGGTCGCCGAGAACGGCGAGATACTCGAAATAGAGGAGACGGTTCCGACGGCGACGGGGAGTACCGTCCGGCTCACGCGAAAATCCCCCGTCTACGACGACGACGGCGACATCGTAGCGGTCTGTGGCGTCTCGACCGACATCACCGAACAGAAAGAACGGGAACGGGAACTCCAACGCCTCAAAGAGCGGTTCGAACTCGCCGTCGAGGGCGCGAACCTCGGCGTCTGGGACTGGGACATGACCACCGACGAGGTCGAGTTCAACGAGCAGTGGGCTCGGATGTTGGGCCACTCACCCGACGAAATCGAGCCCCACCTCGAGGCGTGGGAACAGCGCGTCCATCCCGACGACCTCGACCAGGTCGAAGCCGCACTCGAGGACCACCTCGCGGGTGAGACAGACCGCTACGATACGGAACACCGGATGCGGACCGCGGACGGCGAGTGGAAGTGGATTCGCGATATCGGTGAGGTGTCCGAGCGCGACGAGAACGGCGACCCGGTTCGGGCCGTCGGCATCCACCTCGACATCAACGAGCGCAAGGAGTACGAACGGACCATCGAGCAACAGCGTGACAACCTCGAAGTACTCAACCAAATCGTCCGGCACGACGTCCGGAACGCCCTCCAACTCGTGCTTGCGTACGGCGACATGTTAGAAGACACCGTCGGGGAAGACGGTGAGGCGGGCCTCCGACAGCTTTTGGAAGCGGGTGAGGAAGCCGTCGACATCACTCGAACCGCTGGCGAAGTGACCGAGGTACTCCTCCACTCGGAGGACGACCGCACGCCGGTGAACGTCCGGTCCGTTCTCACAGAACAGGTCGACGACGTGCGGGCCAGCCACGAACGTGCCACCGTCTCCGTCGAAGGCCGGATACCGAACGTCACAGTCCTCGCCGACGAGATGCTGGAGTCGGTGTTCCGAAACCTGCTGAACAACGCCGTCGCTCACAACGACGAGGAACTACCCGAGATAACCGTCTCCGTGACCGACGACGACGGGACGGTTCGGGTTCGTATCGCGGACAACGGCCCGGGGATTCCCGACGACCAGAAGGAACAAATCTTCGAGGAGGGTGAGAAGGGATTCGACAGCAACGGAACCGGCCTTGGTCTGTACCTCGTCAGGACGCTCGTCGACCGCTACGGCGGTGACGTCTGGGTCGAGGACAACGAGCCAGAGGGCAGTGTGTTCGTCGTGACGTTGCGCAGTCGTGAGTGA
- a CDS encoding formyltetrahydrofolate deformylase yields MGTVRKHTLTEITVVGEDDTGLIANVTSLLFERGINIEDLDQAVREGVFRMTMTVDTAEMVTTEAKLREDLHDLGDELGVDVQVRFPAERETQQIAVLVTKESHCLEALFEAWTNDELGADVGVVIGNHSDLEPLAEKYDVPFHDIGDEKGSPDEDQLLELLSEYDVDLVVLARYMRILSPDVVFRYENRIINVHPSLLPAFPGASAYMQAIEEGVRIAGVTAHYVTTDLDQGPIITQRAFNVPDDATEEDLQRMGQPLEADALVEAIQLHLDDAVSVHRGRTKLRDDVDTETVQLGAPEVMDDANPDRPIDGLGEIVADRTVEDEPEADE; encoded by the coding sequence GTGGGTACCGTGAGAAAGCACACGCTGACCGAGATAACCGTCGTCGGGGAAGACGACACCGGACTCATCGCGAACGTCACGTCCCTGCTGTTCGAGCGCGGTATCAACATCGAGGACCTCGACCAGGCCGTTCGGGAGGGGGTGTTCCGCATGACGATGACCGTGGACACCGCCGAGATGGTCACGACCGAGGCGAAACTCCGCGAGGACCTCCACGACCTCGGCGACGAACTCGGCGTCGACGTACAGGTCCGGTTCCCCGCCGAGCGCGAGACCCAACAGATTGCGGTCCTCGTGACCAAGGAGTCCCACTGTCTGGAAGCCCTCTTCGAGGCGTGGACCAACGACGAACTCGGCGCGGACGTGGGCGTCGTCATCGGCAACCACTCCGACCTCGAACCGCTGGCCGAGAAGTACGACGTGCCGTTCCACGACATCGGCGACGAGAAGGGGTCCCCCGACGAGGACCAACTGCTGGAACTCCTCTCGGAGTACGACGTGGACCTCGTGGTCCTCGCGCGGTACATGCGCATCCTCTCGCCCGACGTGGTGTTTCGCTACGAGAACCGTATCATCAACGTCCACCCCTCCCTGCTCCCGGCGTTCCCCGGCGCGTCGGCGTACATGCAGGCCATCGAGGAGGGCGTCCGCATCGCGGGCGTCACCGCCCACTACGTCACGACCGACTTGGACCAAGGCCCCATCATCACCCAGCGGGCGTTCAACGTCCCCGACGACGCCACCGAGGAGGACCTCCAGCGCATGGGCCAACCCCTCGAAGCCGACGCGCTGGTCGAAGCCATCCAACTCCACTTGGACGACGCCGTGTCCGTCCACCGCGGCCGGACGAAACTCCGGGACGACGTGGACACCGAGACGGTCCAGTTGGGTGCCCCCGAGGTGATGGACGACGCCAACCCGGACCGCCCGATAGACGGCCTCGGCGAAATCGTCGCCGACCGGACGGTCGAAGACGAGCCGGAAGCAGACGAGTGA
- a CDS encoding GAF domain-containing protein yields MQSRMTTTVLCVDGDDDDRSATADALADAGLGVHTAASVAEATDALGPSIDCVVTEYTLPDGTGLDLIAGVRGHVPDTPCVLFTDDSPEDIDTTAFESVVVEYLSKGSSGGSDRLTELVDTLLARRSQVGYPLPPDEDGRLAALAQYDVAELETVTALDRLTELAARHFDVDRAFVGIVTEHEERFVSCHGGELEPLDREDTMCTHAILEDDLLVVPDVREDDRFEHNDALDRLNIRSYAGAPVRTPDGAALGSFCLTDGDARTYSADDRTYLRLLADEVEEQLDLRSRLREAGRADE; encoded by the coding sequence ATGCAGAGCCGAATGACGACGACAGTCCTGTGTGTGGACGGGGACGACGACGACCGGTCGGCGACGGCGGACGCGCTCGCCGACGCCGGATTGGGCGTCCACACCGCCGCCAGCGTCGCCGAGGCGACGGACGCCCTCGGGCCGAGCATCGACTGCGTCGTCACGGAGTACACGTTGCCGGACGGGACCGGCCTCGACCTCATCGCGGGCGTCAGGGGACACGTCCCGGACACGCCCTGCGTGCTGTTCACCGACGACTCGCCCGAGGACATCGACACCACCGCGTTCGAGAGTGTCGTCGTCGAGTACCTGTCGAAGGGTAGTTCCGGCGGAAGTGACCGCCTGACCGAACTGGTCGACACCCTCCTCGCCCGGCGGTCACAGGTCGGCTATCCGCTCCCCCCCGACGAGGACGGACGGCTGGCGGCACTCGCACAGTACGACGTTGCGGAGTTGGAGACCGTTACCGCGCTCGACCGCCTGACCGAACTGGCCGCGCGCCACTTCGACGTTGACAGGGCGTTCGTCGGCATCGTCACGGAACACGAGGAGCGGTTCGTCTCCTGTCACGGCGGGGAACTGGAGCCGCTCGACCGCGAGGACACGATGTGTACCCACGCCATCCTCGAAGACGACCTGCTCGTCGTCCCGGACGTGCGCGAGGACGACCGGTTCGAGCACAACGACGCGCTCGACCGGTTGAACATCCGGTCGTACGCCGGCGCGCCGGTGCGGACACCCGACGGTGCCGCGCTCGGGAGCTTCTGTCTCACCGACGGAGACGCGCGGACCTACTCGGCCGACGACCGAACGTACCTCCGCCTGCTGGCGGACGAAGTCGAAGAGCAACTCGACCTCCGGAGCCGTCTCCGCGAGGCTGGACGGGCCGACGAATGA
- a CDS encoding DUF7504 family protein, producing the protein MSQDTQEWYTFEGLPLEPVAPGTSLLVAGDPFAGTTDVALRTLVGDAHDGVLLFAIDDSGPNLVEQYAAVGGTFDRSRMAAVDCSGEEWADDNIRTVGSPSDLTGIGIRFSSLYEDLYDQQVTRVRTGLFSVSTLLTFTDEIQPVYRFLHTLTGRVQAAEGFAACVVDPSVTDDQTINSLEQPFDGRLDVRETDGGCELRVRGLADQPTGWQSV; encoded by the coding sequence ATGAGTCAGGACACACAGGAGTGGTACACGTTCGAGGGACTGCCACTGGAGCCGGTGGCTCCGGGAACGAGTCTCCTCGTCGCGGGCGACCCGTTCGCCGGGACGACGGACGTGGCACTCCGCACGCTCGTCGGCGACGCCCACGACGGTGTCTTGCTGTTCGCCATCGACGACAGCGGCCCGAACCTCGTCGAGCAGTACGCGGCCGTCGGCGGAACGTTCGACAGGTCGCGGATGGCGGCCGTCGACTGTAGCGGGGAGGAGTGGGCGGACGACAACATCCGAACCGTCGGGAGTCCGAGCGACCTCACCGGTATCGGTATCCGGTTCTCCTCGCTCTACGAAGACCTGTACGACCAGCAGGTGACGCGGGTCCGGACGGGGCTGTTCTCCGTTTCGACGCTTCTGACGTTTACCGACGAGATACAGCCGGTGTACCGGTTCCTGCACACGCTGACGGGACGCGTGCAGGCGGCAGAGGGGTTCGCGGCCTGTGTCGTCGACCCTAGCGTCACCGACGACCAGACCATCAACTCCCTCGAACAGCCGTTCGACGGCCGTCTCGACGTTCGGGAGACGGACGGCGGGTGTGAACTCCGCGTTCGCGGCCTCGCCGACCAGCCGACGGGGTGGCAGTCGGTTTAG